A genomic stretch from Telmatocola sphagniphila includes:
- a CDS encoding DUF1559 domain-containing protein, whose translation MRELKLSKRTRAGFTLIELLVVIAIIAILIGLLLPAVQKVREAAARMKCQNNLKQVGLALHNSESTYGQLPVSYRPPSPLPRVSWTVTILPNLEQGNLVNTYNTNLNWDAGTNLAITSIPVKIFQCPSSPNPTRTDGDPTNNLWTPGVATSDYGASSTVSPLATGLSYNGISLAGLPGLLWKVTNPADTRRGVKFAQATDGLSNTLMVVESAGRPIIYHGSQPFSTGSNPPTPFTNGGGWCRPASDIDFLPTNTSTFGWTNGVTGATAIGLTNGFPFGPSSPDATFGTEGSGAPYAFHTGGINALYGDGSVHFLTNSIDIITYASLVTMNGGEIVTGNY comes from the coding sequence ATGCGTGAACTGAAGTTGAGCAAGCGAACCCGAGCGGGTTTCACATTGATTGAGTTGCTGGTTGTGATTGCGATCATCGCGATTCTGATCGGCCTGCTGCTCCCGGCGGTGCAGAAGGTCCGGGAAGCGGCGGCTCGCATGAAATGTCAGAACAATCTGAAACAGGTCGGACTGGCCCTTCACAATAGTGAAAGTACCTATGGCCAGTTGCCAGTGAGCTATCGGCCGCCTTCCCCACTGCCTCGCGTGAGCTGGACGGTGACGATCCTTCCGAATCTCGAACAGGGGAACCTCGTCAACACTTACAATACAAACCTCAACTGGGATGCGGGTACCAACCTCGCCATTACTTCAATCCCCGTCAAGATTTTCCAGTGCCCTTCGAGTCCCAATCCGACCCGGACGGATGGCGACCCGACCAACAACCTCTGGACCCCAGGTGTGGCGACCAGTGATTATGGAGCTTCCTCCACAGTTTCCCCTCTTGCCACCGGACTGAGCTACAATGGAATTTCTCTTGCAGGTCTGCCAGGCCTATTGTGGAAAGTCACTAACCCGGCCGACACGCGTCGCGGCGTGAAATTCGCCCAGGCAACGGATGGTTTATCCAACACTTTGATGGTCGTGGAATCGGCGGGCCGACCAATAATTTATCACGGTTCCCAGCCCTTCAGTACCGGATCTAATCCTCCGACGCCCTTCACCAACGGGGGCGGCTGGTGCCGACCGGCTTCGGATATCGATTTCCTGCCGACGAATACCAGTACCTTCGGTTGGACTAATGGCGTCACGGGTGCGACCGCCATCGGTCTAACAAATGGTTTCCCGTTTGGTCCCTCCTCGCCGGATGCCACGTTCGGAACGGAAGGAAGTGGCGCGCCCTATGCCTTCCATACCGGTGGGATCAATGCTTTATACGGTGATGGTTCCGTGCACTTCCTCACGAATTCGATCGACATCATCACTTATGCCTCGCTGGTGACGATGAATGGTGGGGAAATAGTAACCGGTAACTACTAA
- a CDS encoding serine/threonine protein kinase — translation MNFGDYRIGDQLSKSLLAQVHRADHLTLQLPVVLRRWDPELLKNFESPEEYALRVQAATAMHHPHLVATLDAGLQDGVPYTASEYLQSAELNQFVVEMGAVPQSLACEYIRQAATGIQAAHDAGFYQGWLSPSSLMLQPVVEKIRGDGSKSLRPSPDSSIKVADVGLLPQRPTIHDRPYDPEADLGPVEFLAPERIGSTAFDSRTDAYGLGACLYYLLSAQTPFQAGSPIEVLLLIQQSNPARLDTLRNDVDPIVADLVERCLSKDAALRPTVIEIAQTLQAFSSSVQITQPHTEPLSEEELPEPHNAFSGSLENYSDEETSSAPILPRKEEGGIKTSTWLMIGAVTWLVGLVGWFLIFNGSGSDSKPSPPAKTKSK, via the coding sequence TTGAATTTCGGCGATTACCGCATTGGGGATCAACTCTCTAAAAGCCTGTTAGCTCAAGTTCATCGGGCGGATCATCTGACGCTCCAATTACCCGTGGTGCTGCGTCGCTGGGACCCGGAACTTCTCAAGAATTTCGAATCGCCCGAAGAATATGCCCTGCGCGTTCAAGCTGCCACGGCCATGCACCATCCGCATCTGGTGGCCACCCTCGATGCCGGTTTGCAAGACGGCGTTCCGTACACCGCCAGCGAGTATCTCCAATCGGCCGAGCTGAATCAGTTCGTCGTCGAAATGGGGGCCGTGCCGCAATCGCTGGCCTGCGAGTATATCCGGCAGGCGGCGACCGGAATCCAGGCGGCTCACGATGCCGGTTTCTACCAGGGTTGGCTCTCGCCGAGTAGCCTAATGCTCCAACCGGTCGTCGAAAAAATCCGCGGCGACGGCAGCAAATCGCTCCGCCCTTCTCCCGATTCCAGCATCAAGGTGGCCGATGTCGGCCTTCTGCCGCAGCGTCCCACCATTCACGACCGCCCCTACGATCCTGAGGCCGATCTCGGCCCGGTCGAGTTTCTTGCTCCGGAACGCATCGGTAGCACCGCTTTCGATTCCCGTACCGATGCTTACGGCCTGGGAGCTTGCCTCTACTACCTACTTTCGGCTCAAACGCCCTTTCAAGCGGGTAGCCCCATTGAAGTGCTGCTTTTGATTCAGCAGTCTAACCCTGCTCGACTCGACACCCTCCGAAACGATGTTGATCCCATCGTCGCAGATCTCGTGGAACGCTGTTTGAGCAAAGATGCCGCTCTACGACCGACCGTGATCGAAATCGCACAAACCCTTCAGGCCTTCAGCAGCTCGGTGCAGATCACTCAACCGCACACCGAACCGCTGTCTGAAGAAGAGTTGCCGGAACCTCACAACGCTTTCTCCGGTTCGCTGGAGAACTACTCGGATGAAGAAACTTCCTCGGCACCGATCCTGCCCCGGAAGGAAGAAGGCGGTATCAAAACCAGCACCTGGTTGATGATTGGCGCCGTTACCTGGTTAGTGGGACTCGTTGGCTGGTTCTTGATTTTCAACGGTTCCGGAAGCGATTCCAAACCGTCTCCTCCCGCCAAAACCAAAAGTAAATAA
- the icd gene encoding NADP-dependent isocitrate dehydrogenase, which translates to MSEPKYEKLTAPKTGTRVTPEAYASKKFPDDPIVCLLKGDGIGQDVGSAPGITTCAAKVLDAAVEKAYKGKRKIHWFDIHAGDVARSMYSPGITDDQIKALDEDGQRKVYLPDDTLKAFDYYKLGLKGPLTTPIGGGFRSINVFLRFKFDLYACVRPVKYFKGVDAPNRNASKVDMCIFRENTEDVYCGIEFKSGSDRAKKVIALLRELGYKSDQILDSAGIGIKPISPERSKRLIRMAIQYALEKKSPSVTLCHKGNIMKFTEGAFKDWGYELAKAEFRDQIVTEDEVYANFGGKVPAGKLLIKDRIADSMFQQIQLRPDEYSVIATPNLNGDYLSDAIAALTGGIGLAAGANIGDTAAMFEATHGTAPKYTGQNRANPGAVLLSGVLLFEFLNWFEAAKLVTDATEKTFAESDEIAKKGPGGKLYVTYDIARQFPGYGEAAGVSSSAFADRIIEHIHQA; encoded by the coding sequence ATGAGCGAACCGAAATACGAAAAACTCACTGCACCCAAAACCGGCACCCGAGTGACCCCGGAAGCTTACGCTTCGAAGAAATTCCCGGATGATCCGATCGTCTGCCTTCTGAAAGGGGATGGTATTGGGCAGGATGTGGGTTCGGCTCCCGGTATCACGACCTGTGCGGCCAAAGTCCTCGACGCGGCCGTTGAGAAAGCCTACAAGGGTAAGAGGAAGATCCACTGGTTCGACATTCATGCCGGGGATGTGGCCCGCTCGATGTATTCGCCGGGCATCACTGATGATCAGATCAAGGCTCTCGACGAAGACGGCCAACGCAAAGTCTATCTTCCCGACGACACCTTGAAAGCGTTCGATTATTACAAGCTGGGTCTGAAAGGCCCGCTGACCACTCCCATCGGCGGCGGATTCCGCAGCATTAATGTCTTCCTCCGCTTTAAGTTCGATCTGTATGCTTGCGTTCGACCGGTGAAGTACTTCAAGGGCGTTGACGCCCCGAACCGCAACGCCAGCAAAGTTGATATGTGCATCTTCCGCGAGAACACCGAAGATGTGTATTGCGGTATCGAATTCAAGAGCGGTAGCGATCGGGCCAAGAAGGTCATCGCTCTGCTTCGCGAACTGGGCTACAAATCCGACCAGATTCTGGATTCCGCGGGCATTGGCATCAAACCGATCAGTCCGGAACGATCCAAGCGATTGATCCGCATGGCCATCCAGTATGCTCTGGAAAAGAAGTCCCCGAGTGTGACCCTGTGCCACAAAGGCAACATCATGAAGTTCACCGAGGGTGCTTTCAAGGATTGGGGTTATGAACTGGCCAAGGCCGAGTTCCGCGACCAGATTGTGACCGAAGACGAAGTTTACGCGAACTTTGGCGGCAAAGTGCCAGCGGGCAAGCTTCTGATCAAGGATCGCATCGCCGACAGCATGTTCCAGCAGATTCAGCTGCGACCGGATGAATACAGCGTGATTGCAACGCCGAACCTGAACGGCGATTATCTGTCCGATGCGATTGCCGCTCTAACCGGTGGTATCGGGCTGGCGGCCGGGGCGAACATCGGCGACACGGCCGCGATGTTCGAAGCGACTCACGGCACCGCGCCGAAGTACACCGGCCAGAACCGAGCGAACCCCGGGGCCGTGCTGCTATCGGGTGTCTTGCTGTTCGAATTCCTGAATTGGTTCGAAGCGGCGAAACTGGTCACCGACGCGACAGAAAAGACCTTCGCGGAAAGCGATGAAATCGCCAAGAAGGGACCGGGCGGCAAGCTGTACGTGACCTACGATATCGCTCGTCAATTCCCCGGATATGGCGAAGCCGCCGGTGTCAGTAGCTCGGCCTTCGCTGACCGGATCATTGAGCATATCCATCAGGCGTAA
- a CDS encoding alkaline phosphatase family protein, which produces MFRLSSTVLFLLLALTPVFAQETTTKPKLVVLVVFDQMRGDYVQRWEKLFGTDGFEKMKKEGAWYNNCHYPYAITVTGAGHASMLTGTCPDKHGIIDNSWYDRASRTMVNCSTSARYDRVPPETERLKPLVETKPSTTSEEKEDTKSRGCPDRLLSPTVVDALKAVSPTSKAIGLSFKDRGAILTVGRKADVAYWLDSYDGYVVTSTYFRTTPSPWVTEINNSHLADQWLMKPWTHLLPDVNYETYSGPDDVIGEGIGSKQGRVFPHPMNAGAKQLTRGYFGALFNSPYGNDFLLELAKRAIVAEHLGQREVPDVLSVSFSSNDAIGHCWGPDSQEVMDVTLRSDRIMAEFIKFLDEKVGAGKYILALTADHGICPLPEVSASQGRDAKRVAMKDILGDIETQLSKKFGAIPPKAKWLESARTVPWIYLNQKLMASMDVKQVDVEKEVAEFLKTRPGVAHVYTRTELLQSDFKDDKIGQMMKRSFYPDRSGDIAFLLKPYYLIGGNLSTGTTHGTPYDYDTHVPLLVYGPGIQPGTHKELARPQQIASIFSKALNITPPKDAEFGVPTGLFK; this is translated from the coding sequence ATGTTCCGATTGAGTTCAACCGTTCTGTTTCTGCTCCTGGCGCTTACCCCCGTCTTTGCACAAGAAACGACTACCAAACCCAAGCTAGTCGTGTTGGTCGTTTTCGATCAGATGCGGGGCGATTACGTTCAACGCTGGGAAAAGCTCTTCGGAACTGACGGTTTCGAGAAGATGAAAAAAGAGGGGGCCTGGTACAACAACTGCCATTATCCCTACGCCATCACGGTCACCGGCGCCGGCCATGCCTCCATGCTGACTGGGACCTGCCCCGACAAACATGGCATCATTGACAATTCCTGGTACGACCGGGCCAGCCGAACGATGGTCAACTGCTCTACCTCAGCCCGCTATGATCGAGTGCCCCCCGAGACGGAACGCCTCAAACCGCTGGTGGAGACGAAACCGTCAACCACTTCGGAAGAAAAAGAAGATACGAAATCCCGCGGCTGTCCCGATCGACTGCTTTCTCCCACAGTCGTCGATGCCCTGAAAGCAGTCAGTCCGACTTCCAAGGCTATTGGGCTCTCATTTAAAGATCGCGGGGCTATTCTGACCGTAGGTCGCAAGGCGGACGTCGCATACTGGCTCGATTCGTACGATGGTTACGTAGTCACTTCGACCTATTTTCGAACGACTCCCAGCCCCTGGGTGACGGAAATCAACAATTCTCACTTGGCCGATCAGTGGTTGATGAAGCCCTGGACCCACTTGTTACCCGATGTGAATTACGAAACCTATAGCGGCCCGGACGACGTAATTGGTGAAGGCATCGGCAGCAAGCAGGGAAGAGTTTTTCCGCATCCGATGAATGCCGGAGCCAAGCAACTGACACGCGGTTATTTTGGGGCGCTGTTCAATTCTCCCTACGGGAACGATTTTTTGCTGGAACTCGCCAAGCGAGCGATTGTCGCCGAGCACCTCGGACAACGAGAAGTTCCAGATGTCCTCTCGGTGAGCTTCTCAAGCAATGATGCCATCGGACACTGCTGGGGTCCCGATTCTCAAGAGGTGATGGACGTCACCCTGCGTTCGGATCGGATCATGGCCGAGTTCATCAAGTTCCTCGACGAAAAGGTGGGAGCCGGGAAATACATCCTTGCATTAACCGCGGACCATGGGATCTGCCCTCTACCCGAAGTTTCCGCATCCCAAGGTCGCGATGCCAAGCGTGTGGCGATGAAAGACATTCTGGGCGATATCGAGACCCAACTGAGCAAAAAGTTCGGCGCCATCCCCCCCAAAGCGAAATGGCTGGAATCGGCCCGCACGGTTCCCTGGATTTACTTGAATCAAAAGTTGATGGCGAGCATGGATGTCAAGCAAGTCGATGTGGAAAAAGAGGTGGCGGAGTTCCTGAAAACACGCCCTGGAGTGGCCCACGTGTACACGCGCACGGAACTACTGCAAAGCGACTTCAAAGACGACAAAATCGGGCAAATGATGAAGCGATCGTTTTATCCCGACCGCTCGGGGGACATCGCATTCTTATTGAAGCCCTATTATCTGATCGGCGGCAACCTGTCCACGGGCACCACTCACGGCACGCCTTATGACTACGATACGCACGTCCCACTGTTGGTTTACGGCCCGGGAATTCAACCCGGGACGCATAAAGAACTTGCTAGACCGCAGCAGATCGCTTCCATTTTCTCGAAAGCTTTGAATATCACCCCGCCCAAGGACGCCGAGTTTGGGGTCCCGACGGGGCTGTTTAAGTGA
- a CDS encoding sugar phosphate isomerase/epimerase family protein, whose amino-acid sequence MSTPFAEDVNACADSGWKAVEIWLTKLEKHLETASLDSVRELFANRGIQAVAAAYQGGLLLSHGESRQAHFEHFRRRLELCEALKIPTLLLAADYLPKMDPAAWERALVSLKQAGQWAAGFGVHLALEFRGTDAFCTNLSTTAQFVEAIQEPNVGLCLDIFHYYKGPSKFQDLEAIDPRLIRHVQLCDVAGVLRELMTDSDRILPGDGEFEIQPIVQKLADTGYTGYLSLELMNPTLWSMKPTQVAELGLTALDRIRSSISHPSTKDS is encoded by the coding sequence ATGTCGACGCCCTTCGCAGAGGATGTGAATGCCTGCGCCGACAGTGGCTGGAAAGCCGTTGAAATCTGGCTGACGAAGCTGGAAAAGCACCTGGAAACGGCATCGCTGGATTCCGTGCGCGAACTCTTCGCGAATCGGGGAATTCAAGCAGTGGCCGCGGCCTACCAGGGCGGCTTGCTGTTGTCTCACGGGGAATCCCGCCAGGCTCATTTCGAGCACTTTCGACGACGCCTGGAACTTTGCGAAGCCCTGAAGATTCCCACACTGTTATTGGCGGCCGATTATCTGCCGAAAATGGACCCCGCCGCCTGGGAGCGGGCACTCGTATCTTTGAAGCAAGCTGGGCAATGGGCCGCCGGTTTCGGCGTGCATCTGGCGCTGGAATTTCGGGGAACAGACGCTTTCTGTACGAACCTGTCGACCACCGCCCAGTTCGTTGAAGCGATCCAGGAGCCCAACGTCGGCCTCTGCCTGGATATTTTCCATTACTATAAGGGCCCTAGTAAGTTCCAGGATTTAGAAGCCATCGATCCACGTCTGATCCGCCACGTGCAATTGTGTGATGTGGCCGGTGTGTTGCGGGAACTAATGACAGATAGCGACCGGATTTTGCCCGGCGATGGAGAATTTGAAATTCAGCCCATCGTTCAAAAATTGGCCGATACCGGCTACACGGGCTACCTTTCTCTCGAACTGATGAACCCCACTCTCTGGAGTATGAAACCGACGCAAGTGGCCGAGCTGGGCCTGACCGCGCTGGATCGAATTCGCTCATCAATTTCTCATCCTTCCACGAAAGATTCGTGA
- a CDS encoding dual specificity protein phosphatase 23 encodes MSQPYGFSWIEKPFLAASAMPHDETELAWLRDQGIDIVLTLTEQALPRKWIDNQGLMNVHVPIEDMTVPTTEDIEKCLRVIQKARDSNMGIMVHCLAGKGRTGTVLALYLVSKGMPGDDAINHIRMLRPGSVETEEQRLLIQKFAQERNARNDTV; translated from the coding sequence ATGTCTCAGCCTTATGGATTTTCCTGGATCGAAAAGCCGTTTCTGGCGGCCTCGGCCATGCCGCACGATGAAACCGAGCTCGCCTGGTTACGGGATCAGGGAATCGATATCGTGCTGACTCTTACCGAACAGGCCCTGCCCCGCAAATGGATCGACAATCAGGGCTTGATGAACGTTCACGTCCCGATTGAAGATATGACTGTTCCCACCACGGAAGATATCGAGAAATGCCTGCGGGTGATTCAAAAGGCCCGCGATTCGAATATGGGCATCATGGTCCATTGCCTCGCCGGTAAAGGGCGCACCGGCACGGTTCTGGCTCTCTACCTGGTCTCCAAAGGGATGCCGGGGGACGATGCCATCAACCATATTCGAATGCTCCGTCCCGGCTCGGTAGAGACCGAGGAACAACGACTTTTAATCCAGAAGTTCGCTCAGGAGCGGAATGCACGAAACGATACGGTCTGA
- a CDS encoding tetratricopeptide repeat protein: MARESARIRSRSEQLWQVPVFLLGTTALLAVWYARPHWQPSAGERLQRDLQSLRSLLDSQQSVPEQLESVLNRVTESPAVNWTSSLHHLVGSGFQRLSESAETPTSAKLFWKKAAEQLNAVKATELVPEENKRWNYRLARLAAADPSQDPVKVIPALLATMPQDEERAEGQRLLGDCLLRMTPPNYVKAREAYREYLKAAPPRSRVGAISQARLEIGRISLSLHELDDARKKLEQIGPDAPVEIYVAARTTLAKTYLSDGDWSQALRYLEQARQVKGASAATLEQLQYELANVYLRANRSDEGMKILTELKQSNSNAGQAASLKLVLLKGIDSANSESLIAELEKVTSQPDLKTSKNECLSLNELRDICDQAYAAFQKERRFDLAERIAQLYSRFAEPGRDKLMLFETYKAWAESQPRLEDRKTYYTKAASAANELIALNSSNPVQRKEWLKQAIDLQVQSGDSISALKSFDDLIVSIGGPENVDGELWLKKSQLHMAANDLKGAIIALESGLKNPGNQEIALRVELADVLLKESRTQEAIDQLEKNLKNPELPNQAKLQERTLYSLGDAHYQLQNWTKAIEQFSQAVSYYSETNRAISARYYIGRSYWYMAGQDGKEIQKSQEQLRSSTLTDNQKADLDKKLANQKRTYRDQILNARKAFQEVEAKLEVTEAINEPASAMGRLWRNSAFAGADCCLLLGDYDTAYGRYEKLTERFVGKVEQLVALGQMYQCCQYQEKPEKAKKILTQLRTVYITLKDDVYDNTASNRSKKYWAEWLERAQKN; the protein is encoded by the coding sequence ATGGCCAGGGAATCGGCCCGGATCAGATCGCGTTCGGAACAACTCTGGCAGGTACCGGTGTTTCTGTTGGGAACTACCGCCTTGTTGGCAGTCTGGTACGCTCGCCCTCACTGGCAGCCTTCCGCGGGTGAGCGATTGCAGCGCGACCTCCAGTCTTTGCGAAGTCTTCTCGATTCCCAGCAATCGGTGCCAGAGCAGTTGGAGTCGGTTCTCAACCGAGTCACCGAATCCCCGGCGGTCAACTGGACGAGTTCTCTTCACCATCTGGTCGGTTCCGGCTTTCAGAGACTTTCCGAATCCGCCGAGACACCTACCTCGGCCAAGCTCTTCTGGAAGAAAGCGGCCGAACAGCTGAATGCGGTGAAAGCGACTGAACTGGTACCGGAGGAGAACAAACGTTGGAACTATCGGCTGGCTCGACTCGCCGCCGCCGATCCTTCCCAGGATCCGGTCAAAGTTATCCCGGCACTTCTGGCCACTATGCCGCAGGATGAAGAGCGTGCGGAAGGACAGCGGTTGCTTGGCGATTGTTTATTGAGAATGACACCGCCCAATTACGTCAAAGCTCGCGAAGCTTACCGGGAATATTTAAAAGCCGCACCACCTCGTAGTCGGGTGGGCGCCATCAGTCAGGCTCGACTGGAAATCGGTCGCATTTCTCTGAGTCTGCACGAACTGGATGATGCCCGGAAGAAACTGGAACAGATTGGCCCCGATGCTCCTGTAGAAATCTACGTGGCGGCTCGCACCACGCTGGCCAAGACTTATTTGAGTGATGGCGACTGGTCGCAGGCTCTGCGGTATCTGGAACAAGCCCGGCAGGTCAAAGGGGCCTCCGCCGCCACACTGGAACAACTGCAGTACGAACTGGCCAATGTCTACTTGCGGGCCAACCGAAGCGATGAAGGGATGAAGATCCTGACGGAATTGAAGCAAAGCAATTCCAACGCGGGTCAGGCCGCTAGTTTGAAGCTGGTGCTTCTGAAGGGCATCGACAGTGCGAATTCGGAGAGTCTGATCGCCGAGCTGGAAAAAGTCACCAGCCAGCCCGATCTGAAAACATCCAAGAACGAATGTCTTTCACTGAACGAGTTGCGTGATATTTGCGATCAGGCCTATGCCGCATTTCAAAAAGAGCGACGCTTCGATCTCGCGGAACGGATTGCTCAACTTTACTCGCGTTTTGCCGAACCGGGCCGGGATAAGCTGATGCTGTTCGAAACTTACAAAGCCTGGGCCGAATCGCAGCCTCGCCTCGAGGATCGCAAAACTTACTACACCAAAGCCGCTTCAGCCGCGAATGAACTGATCGCGTTGAATTCCAGCAATCCGGTCCAGCGAAAAGAATGGTTAAAGCAGGCGATCGATCTCCAGGTTCAGTCGGGCGATTCAATCTCGGCTCTAAAGAGTTTCGACGATTTGATCGTCTCCATTGGCGGCCCCGAAAATGTCGATGGCGAGCTATGGTTGAAGAAAAGCCAATTGCATATGGCTGCCAATGATCTCAAGGGAGCCATCATCGCTTTGGAATCGGGACTGAAAAATCCGGGGAACCAGGAAATCGCCCTTCGGGTAGAACTGGCCGATGTCCTGCTCAAGGAATCTCGCACGCAGGAGGCCATCGATCAACTCGAAAAGAATCTCAAGAATCCCGAGTTACCCAATCAGGCCAAGCTTCAGGAACGAACTCTTTACTCGCTGGGGGATGCTCATTACCAGTTGCAGAACTGGACGAAGGCCATCGAGCAATTTTCCCAGGCGGTTTCCTACTACTCCGAAACCAATCGGGCGATTTCCGCTCGATATTACATCGGCCGGAGTTACTGGTATATGGCCGGGCAGGATGGGAAAGAGATTCAGAAATCTCAAGAACAGCTGCGAAGTTCGACGTTGACCGACAATCAGAAAGCCGATCTGGATAAGAAATTGGCTAACCAGAAGAGAACCTACCGGGATCAGATTCTGAACGCCCGCAAAGCGTTTCAGGAAGTGGAAGCCAAACTGGAAGTGACGGAAGCTATTAACGAACCGGCCTCGGCCATGGGACGATTATGGCGCAACTCGGCGTTTGCCGGGGCCGATTGCTGTCTGTTGCTCGGCGACTACGACACTGCCTACGGCCGCTACGAAAAGCTGACTGAACGCTTCGTCGGCAAGGTCGAACAACTGGTTGCCCTCGGGCAGATGTACCAATGCTGCCAGTACCAGGAGAAGCCGGAGAAAGCCAAGAAAATTCTCACCCAACTCCGGACGGTGTACATCACTCTGAAGGACGATGTTTACGACAACACGGCCAGCAATCGATCGAAAAAATACTGGGCGGAATGGCTGGAACGGGCGCAGAAGAATTGA